A segment of the Flavobacterium azooxidireducens genome:
AACGATCAAAATCATCTGCATTTCTACCAAAACCAATAGTAACTAAATTGTTTCCTTTTAACACAGCACTCCACAACATGTGCGTACTTGCTTCTTTCCAATAAAACTTTTTACCGTTCTGATTAAATGAGTTGATTTTGTCATTAATCTGACGGGCTGTTAAAGGTTCTTGCTGATTTTCGATGGTAATTAATTCTTCTTTAAAATCTTCTTCTTTTGAACAAGAAGCAAAAACCAACAATGCGAAAACTGAAATTCTGAATAATTTTTTTGTCATACTATTACTTTTTTAGCTTGTGTAGTACGAATATAATAATAAAATAGTTCAAAATTTAAAAAGTTAATAAAAAAGGTTGATGCTTGCACACCAACCTGATTCATTTTTAAAAAACGTGTAATAAACCAATTATTTTATTAGAATTTCATCCCGAAACCTATTCCAACAATCCAAGGATTAATTTCTACTTCTGCAGGAATAACAAGTCCCGCTGCTAAATTTGTAGCATCAACGGTAACATCTGTTTTTAAGAATAACCGTTTTACGTCAAAGTTTACAAAAAATGTATCGTCAAACATAACATCAAAACCAATTTGAGCCGCAAAACCAATTGCATTATCATATTCAATATCTTTGACAACATCACCTTCTTTTACATTATAAAACAAGGTATAATTGATACCGGCTCCCACATACGGTTTAAATTTTTTCTCTTTTAAGGGAAAAAAGTGATACTGAGCAGTTAAAGTAGGGGGCAAAAGCATTACACTTCCTAAATCTACATCAAAACTTGTTGGCCCGCCAATAGCTGAAATATCTGAGCCAACTGTGTGAACGTCATGTTTTGTTGTACCTAAAATTAATTCGGCTGCAAAGTTTTTTGTAAAGAAATAAGTAAAATCTAATTCCGGAACAATAGCGTTAGAAATAGATACGTCTCCACCGATAATACCAATTTTGGCACTCTCATTTGGCATAACACCAATACCTCTTAACCTTACTTGCCATTTTTTAAAATCACTACTTTTTTCTTCTTGAGCTTGTGAAACCGTAGTCATTAGTAATGACATTGCAAATAATGCAAAAACTATTTTTTTCATTTTTTTGTTTGTTAAAATTACAGTTCAAAAATAATTTTAACAAAAAATTCAAATACTG
Coding sequences within it:
- a CDS encoding OmpW/AlkL family protein, whose protein sequence is MKKIVFALFAMSLLMTTVSQAQEEKSSDFKKWQVRLRGIGVMPNESAKIGIIGGDVSISNAIVPELDFTYFFTKNFAAELILGTTKHDVHTVGSDISAIGGPTSFDVDLGSVMLLPPTLTAQYHFFPLKEKKFKPYVGAGINYTLFYNVKEGDVVKDIEYDNAIGFAAQIGFDVMFDDTFFVNFDVKRLFLKTDVTVDATNLAAGLVIPAEVEINPWIVGIGFGMKF